CCAGCGTACTCTTTAAAACAGACAGGCAAACCAACCTATCAGCCATCGTCCTGCCGTTTCCGCAACAGGATTAGATGGGACTAAGATTTTGTCGTTAATATCATAATATCAGGTTTAATCCAAAACAAACTGCCATAAGTCTGCCAAAATCCTGCCAAAATATTGCCGTTAAGTACTTAATCAAAAAGATAGAGGATTGACATGTCACCATCAGTCTCATCTTTAATTAACTCATTATAATTTTCAACATCGTACTTAACAATCTGTAAATTAAGCAATTCAAGTATATAATCAGCTAAATCATCTTTGGCATTTCTGTTTTCATTTTTTGGCTGGAAGTTTATTCGCCTATTAATGCTGGCAGTAAATAAATCTGCTACTTGTAAAAACCTTTCAATCTTTGAATCTATTGGCATATAGGTATTTAACTTCAGTCTATCTTCATATTGCATCTTAAGATTATCAGTTATTTTTTGAGATAGCTGTTCAATATGAAACCGACTTTCATCCCCTTCTTTATCTTTTATGTAGCTAATTTGTTTTGGGAAATCAATACGCCCTGTTCTAACCTCATGATCAATTCCAATACGAATCATCTGATAATATAATTCATCCAACAAATCTTGGATCCTGACTTTTCTTAATTTAGTTCTATTAACACCAATAGCTTTAAAGCTAAAAACATCGCCAAGACCCACTGCTTTATTAAAAAACTCTTTATAGGCTTCAATATTTGAGCCATCATTTTTTAAATCTTTAAAATGAAACTCCGAAGGGAAATTTGGAAGGATTTCTTTAAATTCATTGATCCAATCAATTAATCCTTTCTTTATTTGTCCGTTCCTTAAATCATCTAAAATCCAAAAACCACCTACAATAAGATATTCATCTGTCTTACCTGTTTCGTCTGCATAGATATGAACAATTGGCAGAGCTGGTTTTGTTGCAATTTGATATTCTGACTCTTCCTCAGCCAATGCTTTTCTGTACTTTCTGACCTTCTCATCAGTAGGCAAATAAAGTTTGTATTCATTTTGAATTTTCGCCCGTGCCCTTGCAATTGTGGTAAGCCTTTGTAATTTAAATAATTGTTGATGTGAAACCGAATTACCTGTATGTCCCTCAAATATCTCCCAAAACTTTATCATTAAAGCTATATCTGAATTTCTAGTCTCATCAAAACGATTTAATATTGCGCCAACCTTTTGAGTTACATGTTTAGTTTCACCATTCTGCACAGCCTCCCAGAGTGCTGCTGCTTTCTTAAGCCTTTCAGCCTCCTTTATGGGATCTACCTCTTCCTCTGCTGAATCTTCATCACTCTCGTTAAGTACTTCATCTTCTATTTCTGACAACAATTTTTCTTTTTCATCCATTAAATTCACCCTCCAGAATTAGTCATATATAACTATTTTCTTTATTTAAACTGATTTTCCTTTAATTTACTTTTATTTTCACACCCAATTACCCATATCTTATATTGTGTGTAATTCACTGGAATGCTGAATCCCTTGTCACACATATATTTAAAGCATTTCTTAAAAATGAATTACACATTAGTAAAATGAGGGTAATCGTGTAATAAATGAAATAAAAAAAGCACTACAGGTATAAAACGCTGTGTGCCTTTAAATCTTAAATGACTTTATTGCCTGGTTCATCATGTCATCACTAATACCAATATATCTCAGGGTAAATGCTGGGTCTGAATGGTTAAGAATCTTCTGGAGTAATGCTACGTCTCCGGTTTTTTTATATAAATGATATCCAAATGTCTTTCTCATTGTATGTGTTCCAATATCATCTAAGCCCACATAATCAGCAGCATGCCGAAGAATTTTATAAGCCATACTTCTACTGATAGGTCTATTTAACCCTTTTCTACTCCTGAAAAGAAATTCATGATCTTCTTTACCCTCAATATACCACTTGAATTCTCTTTGAAGTTGCGTGGTCATATCAATTCGCTTTTTCTTTTTGGTCTTTATTTCAATGATGTTAAAATATGATTTTTTCACATCTCTGACTCTTAGCTGCAAAATATCAGAAATTCTTAGCCCGGAATTAATTCCTGTTACAAATAGCATGTAGTTTCTATCTGATTGTTCCTTTAAGAACTTCTTCATGTATAAAATCATGTCTGGATCGCGAATAGGCTGTACAAAGTTCATGCTCCAGTCACCGCCTGTTCTTCGTAAACTTCTAACCTTAGTGCAAATGCAAGCTTATAAAAAGCCTTGGATTTGTGACGCTGATACGTCCTCTCGCTCATATGAAGTTCATTAAACACCTGGTAATCATAAATTTCATCTTCCGTCATATAGCGCCGTATAATAATGGCTCTCTCTTTATAAGCAAGACGATTTACTGCCATGGAGATTCGCTTTATATATTCACTACGTTCTCTTTCATATTCTGCATTCTTTATTGCAGCTTGTTCAGTGGATGAATGGAATTGATTTGTATAGGTTGGAAGTTCCAAAGAGAAATGTTGTGTAACTTTAGGCAATTGATTCAATTCCTGTGTTAATAGCATAATCCGATACTTTTCTAAGGCATTTTCCACTTTCCTTTTTGTTTCATCGCGATTAATTACAGCTAATTGAAAATCTAATTGTTCCCTCATTCTCTAACCCCCTGAATTTTGATAAAAATATAAAAGGGCACCAAATAACACCTATGCGTTATTCAGTGCCCTCGGTTTTTCCGTTAGGCTCTTATATTCATTTGTATATTTTTGAAATTGCTTTACCTGAAGCATTTACACTTTGGTCAAATAACACCATTAATCTATAACCTTCATTTTCTGGCAATAATTTAGAAATTTTATAAATTTCTTTTCGATTTTTTTGTATCTTTTCTATTTCTGGCTTTGCGTAAAGAAATTTTCTTGCTACTGTAACCAACTGCTCTACTTGTTCCATCCTACACCTTCCGTTTCACCGTCGTTTCTAGACGATCAACCTTTCCTCCAAGGGATACAATAAGAGTTTCACCGTAATCTGGGAGGTCATGTACTATAAGCCGGCCGTCTTTTACAACATACATTTTTGTATTATCCATTAAATCGATTTCAACTGTGTTTCTTTCTATATTAGGTTTCACCATGACCCCTCCCAATGGGTTATAATATATTTGGGTGGCCGGGAGAAGTCCTGGCTTTTTTTATTTCCCGTATCGAGCTTCTGTGCCTTTTTTGCTTCTCCATCGATAATCCGTACCAAGGTTTGCAAAAGTGGTGTCGGACTTTTTCACATTCTTTGCTGGTCGGATAGGATGCTTTTTGATGTATGCCTGACGCTCTTCCTCTGTCATAACCCAGACCTCAACTTTACCGATCATCAATAATCAACTCCCTTATCTTCTGTATATTTACATATCAGGGCAAATCCTTTACAATAATCCCTGGAGAGTTGCAAAAACATGGATCAAATGGGAAGACCCCAACCATTGCGCAGCTCTCTTTTTGTTTGTCTTTTAATCAACTCTCCTATCATTTTTTAACAAACATTTACAAGCTTGCTCAATTTTATTAATGAACTCATGCTAATTTATATTCAGGTGTACATTTCAAAACATAACTGAAAGGATATTAACTAATGAAAACAAGAAAATCCTTCTATAATATCACACTTATTTTTTGGTTAATTTCTACTTCTTATTTTCTTTATAAGTATTCTTTAGATGCTGGATACTGGAAAAACCCTCTATTAATCTCTGTCTTCTTTTACATAGTCGCCATTGTAATTAACAAAGGCTTTAACAAACTAATTACTTGTATTGCTGTGTTCTATTTCGGATTTGCCGTGTGGTTCATTATTGATTTACTATTAGCTATCGGTGATGTACTTTCAGTACAATAATTGAACCTTTCAAAAATGGATACACTTCTATCATTTTGTTTTCTTTTTCTTTATCACACATAAACTTCCTGGGCATATAGTGATGAAGTAAGAACTTCCAATTCGTGTCTACCTACGGATTTCCCCTTTAACTAGGGGAATTTTTTATTTCAGATCTTTATCGAACTGCGACTTAAAACCCCTCACCTTATTCCTGCTATCCAAAAGTTTGTCTATATAATACAATGTTGATAGTTAGGAACCTTGGAGGGATAAAGTGGATAATCAATTTGAGAAAAAATTCAAAGTTACATTACTAGCACTACTAGCTATAATTGCTTTTAGTCTTGTTTACATAGGCTATTGTCTTACTATTGGATTTTCTAGAGTTTCAACAAAGTTATTTGAACTTAGTGGTGTTTTATCCAGTTTATTAGGGGGCTAATGCCTCTTTTTTATTTCGCAATATAGGTCAAATGTATATATCTGTAATTAAATGGAAATTTTATTTATACCGAGCAAGGCCAACTGGCATAGATCAACCCACTTAAGATTCCGGACCTTGCTCGCAGCCTATACGTATATTTCCAAAAATAATGGGCAAGCTGTACATCAGAGTAGGGGCACCCTTTCATGTTTTCCACATTGAAAAAGTTTCTGCCCTTACTCGTATCTTCAGAGGTGATATCATGCTCAATTGGATTGATCAATACACTTTAACAAATATATATTTCGTATCACTTGGAGTTCCAAGTATTTTGGCAGCTTTATGGTTCTTAGCTGTTATTTTGACTTTTAGAGCTGAGAAAAAAGGTAAATGAAACTGATTGCTTATTCTATTTTCCAAAAGCCCCGCACCATTAAGTATTTATTTATATTTATTTGAACAGCCCTACTACTCCATGTGGTATAATTATCCAAAAACATTAGGAGAATTATACTTAATGACTGCTACTCTTGTGACAATCCTTCCACTTTTATTATCCATAGCCCCTATTTTGTTTATTGTTTGGTTCCTAATTAAAATTCTAAAGATACAACAGGAGAAGAATATTATTCTTAAATCTATCTCGGACAAGCTTGATAAACTAAAGAATTAGACGGGGAAACTCGTCTTTTTTACTTCGTAGTTTATGTCAAATGTATACTTCTGCAATTAAATGGAAAGTTTATTTATACCGAGCAAGGACACAACCCCATTCTTTAACCCCATAAGATTCCGGACCTTGCTCGCACCCTTTTTGAATTATTGGCATATAATACAGGGCACACATTCCAATACCCTAGAATCTTGCCGCGAGCCTGCGGCTTCTTTTTGTCAAGAATGCATAAAGCAATTTAGCCCGGCATCATACCTATGTGAGCAAGGGCTCTTCCACTTCAGACTCCATATTTCTGACCTTTGCTCAATCCTATATAGGTTCGTGTTTTTTAGAGTAAGGGCAAATCAATTTCTCCTACAGCCTTTCAGCCCTTACTCGCAACACAATACTTATTTTGTTAATCAAATATCCAATTTAAGTTGACCCGTAATTTCCTCAACGTGATCATTCCACGCAATATGACCATAGATATTGTCAGAATCAGCAGGAACAAAGTATGTCTGCTTTAAATGTCTGCCCAAACCATTACTGCCGTACCATTTAGAAATCCGTTTTAAAACAATACCTGGCTTCCATCCATATTGCTTTTCATAATGAGGTGAGGTGTTCTTCAGCAATACATATTGCTTTTGTTCTTCTGGAGGAATTCTATCTTTTGCATCCATCTAGGAACCTCCTTTACTCTTTTGTTTCCCTCCAGCTCTGGCCATCCAGCCACCGTTCAATGCTTGCTACAAAGATATCTAATCCACCAGATATACCTTTTTTATCAATGTGGAGGGCATATCCAGAGAAATCTGACCCCTGATAAAAACAAACGTCCTTGTACTTCTCATGCTTCCGGACCAGCAGACGTTCTTTTCCTCTGAAGAACTCCATCTCCTCGCCCTGCTTTAGATCGATGATTTGATCTTCCAGGGCGAAGGAGAATAGATCTAATTGCTTCACACCTCTAACAGCTCAGGATTTTCGTGTATATTACCGATTACTTCAAATTCATCAGTTTCAAGGTAGTATGGCATTAATAAATATCCTGCTCCATTGGCTGCCTTAACTGCCCACATCGTTTCATGCCAATAAATCCGACCAACTATTTCAACTGTTTCATGGATTTCGTTTCTACTGCAATCCGTATATGAAATTCGAGTCCACTTTACAACATCAGCATCAACAACCTCTTTGCCGTTCTTGTCTTTTAGGCCGATATATTGCCCTACCGTTTCTTTATCAACATGATATTGAACGGAACCACCGATTAAATTTTGCGGGAGGATATAATGCATTCCGGCACCTGTTTTTACATGGCTACCATGCACCCAATCGCCAGTTAAAACCTCTAAGCCACGATATTTGATTTCTCTCATTACGAACCTCCTGTTATTAGGAAACTTAATACAAATTTTGTTTATCCTTTCAGCACACCAGCAGATACAAATAAATTTCTCCAAGCTCTGGCTAATCTTTCCTTACGACGACGGGCAAGTGATTTTCCCAAACGTCTTTTCTGTTTAATTTTGTTTGCCATCTGATACACCTGCCTCCTCATTTCTTGACTGGAGCTCCCTAGCTGCAGCATAACGATCTTTCATTCTGGCGTATTCATCTTTTGCAATATCATAAAGTTGCTGATTAGTAGCCTTTGATAAATCCATGTCAGCACACCCACTTTACATCCCTTTCACTTATCTTAAAAATGCTGTGATTTTCTTGGCATTCAACCGAACAATATAAAACTTCATCAGTTGTCACCAAAAATGATTTTCCACAACATGAACACTGGCTATTTTTTCCCATTGAGTTACCTCACTACAGATTTTGTTGATGGTTTACTCTCCTTTTAAGCCTGTTTTCCGTCTGTCTATGAGATCTTGTCGAGCAAGGTGAATGAGAGCAAGCAAGACTTCATCTGGATCTCTTTCAAAATAATTTCCAATCCAAGTAATGCTAAATTCTCTATCCCATAAATCCTTGAGTACAACGAGCTCAGCATCATCCCAAATAAAGTCCAACTCTTCAAGAACAATCACTGTTTTCCTCCTGGCGTCCCTTAGAAGAGATTCCTTCCGAAAACCCATCAACTCACTTCTTTCACAAGTCTTGCGCCTTCAAGTTCTGCTTTTCTCATGGAGATTCTTTGGCAAAACTCCTCAAACCTTTTATCCTGAGC
This window of the Cytobacillus pseudoceanisediminis genome carries:
- a CDS encoding DUF3800 domain-containing protein; amino-acid sequence: MDEKEKLLSEIEDEVLNESDEDSAEEEVDPIKEAERLKKAAALWEAVQNGETKHVTQKVGAILNRFDETRNSDIALMIKFWEIFEGHTGNSVSHQQLFKLQRLTTIARARAKIQNEYKLYLPTDEKVRKYRKALAEEESEYQIATKPALPIVHIYADETGKTDEYLIVGGFWILDDLRNGQIKKGLIDWINEFKEILPNFPSEFHFKDLKNDGSNIEAYKEFFNKAVGLGDVFSFKAIGVNRTKLRKVRIQDLLDELYYQMIRIGIDHEVRTGRIDFPKQISYIKDKEGDESRFHIEQLSQKITDNLKMQYEDRLKLNTYMPIDSKIERFLQVADLFTASINRRINFQPKNENRNAKDDLADYILELLNLQIVKYDVENYNELIKDETDGDMSILYLFD
- a CDS encoding tyrosine-type recombinase/integrase; amino-acid sequence: MNFVQPIRDPDMILYMKKFLKEQSDRNYMLFVTGINSGLRISDILQLRVRDVKKSYFNIIEIKTKKKKRIDMTTQLQREFKWYIEGKEDHEFLFRSRKGLNRPISRSMAYKILRHAADYVGLDDIGTHTMRKTFGYHLYKKTGDVALLQKILNHSDPAFTLRYIGISDDMMNQAIKSFKI
- a CDS encoding ArpU family phage packaging/lysis transcriptional regulator, whose product is MREQLDFQLAVINRDETKRKVENALEKYRIMLLTQELNQLPKVTQHFSLELPTYTNQFHSSTEQAAIKNAEYERERSEYIKRISMAVNRLAYKERAIIIRRYMTEDEIYDYQVFNELHMSERTYQRHKSKAFYKLAFALRLEVYEEQAVTGA
- a CDS encoding DUF3954 domain-containing protein encodes the protein MVKPNIERNTVEIDLMDNTKMYVVKDGRLIVHDLPDYGETLIVSLGGKVDRLETTVKRKV
- a CDS encoding YopX family protein encodes the protein MREIKYRGLEVLTGDWVHGSHVKTGAGMHYILPQNLIGGSVQYHVDKETVGQYIGLKDKNGKEVVDADVVKWTRISYTDCSRNEIHETVEIVGRIYWHETMWAVKAANGAGYLLMPYYLETDEFEVIGNIHENPELLEV
- a CDS encoding DUF3983 domain-containing protein, whose amino-acid sequence is MANKIKQKRRLGKSLARRRKERLARAWRNLFVSAGVLKG